Part of the Bacillus cabrialesii genome is shown below.
ATGGACTCTGGCTTGGGTAAAGAAGCTTTTTCTATTATCAGCCAAGGGAAAGTGGAAGAGATCCTGAGCAGCAAAGCAGAAGATCGCCGCAGTATCTTTGAAGAAGCGGCCGGGGTGCTTAAATATAAAACGAGAAAGAAAAAAGCAGAAAATAAACTGTTTGAGACACAGGACAACTTAAACCGGGTAGAAGATATATTACATGAGCTTGAAGGACAGGTTGAACCTCTTAAAATTCAAGCTTCAATCGCGAAAGACTACCTGGAGAAAAAGAAAGAGCTCGAGCATGTTGAAATTGCGCTGACTGCCTATGATATCGAAGAACTGCATGGCAAATGGTCAACGCTTAAAGAGAAAGTGCAGCTCGCAAAGGAAGAAGAGCTCACTGAATCGTCGGCGATTTCTGCGAAAGAAGCAAAAATAGAAGCTACACGAGATAAAATTCAAGCGCTGGATGAGTCGGTAGATGAGCTCCAGCAAGTTCTGCTGGTAACAAGTGAAGAGCTGGAAAAGCTTGAAGGCCGTAAAGAAGTCCTGAAAGAACGCAAGAAAAACGCTGTGCAAAACCGAGAACAGCTTGAAGAAGCTATCGTTCAGTACCAGCAAAAAGAAACAGTCCTGAAAGAAGAGCTTGCGAAGCAGGAAGCTGTCTTTGAAACGCTTCAGGCAGAGGTGAAACAGTTAAGAGCTCAAGTAAAAGAAAAACAACAGGCTCTCAGTCTTCACAATGAAAATGTCGAAGAGAAAATTGAGCAGCTGAAAAGTGATTACTTTGAGCTGTTAAACAGCCAGGCTTCGATACGAAACGAGCTTCAGCTGCTGGATGACCAGATGTCCCAATCCGCTGTCACATTGCAGAGGCTTGCGGACAACAATGAAAAGCATCTTCAGGAACGGCGCGATATTTCTGCGCAAAAAGCCGCATGTGAAACGGAGTTTGCCCGAATTGAGCAGGAAATTCACAGTCAAGTCGGCGCATATCGTGACATGCAGACAAAATATGAGCAGAAAAAGCGCCAATACGAAAAAAATGAATCCGCTCTGTATCAGGCATACCAATACGTTCAGCAAGCGAGATCAAAAAAGGACATGCTTGAGACGATGCAGGGAGATTTCTCCGGCTTTTATCAAGGAGTTAAAGAAGTGCTGAAAGCGAAAGAGCGGCTCGGCGGAATTCGCGGAGCGGTCCTTGAGCTGATCTCAACAGAACAGAAGTATGAAACGGCCATGGAAATTGCGCTCGGTGCTTCTGCCCAGCATGTCGTGACCGACGATGAACAGTCTGCCCGCAAAGCGATTCAATATTTAAAACAAAATTCCTTCGGCCGGGCGACGTTTCTGCCTCTTTCTGTTATCAGAGACCGTCAGCTCCAGAGCAGGGATGCGGAAACAGCAGCCGGGCATTCGTCATTTCTCGGAGTTGCAAGTGAACTAGTCACATTTGATCCCGCGTATCGCCGCATCATCCAGAACCTTCTTGGAACCGTGCTGATCACAGAGGATTTAAAGGGTGCAAACGAGCTTGCGAAGCTTCTAGGGCACCGGTACCGCATCGTAACCCTTGAGGGAGATGTTGTGAATCCGGGTGGTTCAATGACGGGCGGCGCGGTTAAAAAGAAAAATAACTCGCTGCTTGGAAGAAGCAGGGAACTTGAAGATGTGACGAAACGGCTCGCTGAAATGGAAGAGAAAACAACACTGCTTGAACAGGAAGTCAAAACCCTTAAGCAATCCATTCAGGATATGGAGAAAAAACTGGCTGACTTAAGAGAAACCGGGGAAGGCTTAAGATTAAAGCAGCAGGATGTAAAAGGCCAGCTGTACGAACTTCAAGTTGCCGAGAAAAATATCAACGCCCATTTAGAGCTTTATGATCAAGAAAAATCTGCTCTGTCAGAAAGCGATGAAGAGAAGAAAGCGCGCAAACGCAAGCTGGAAGAGGAGCTTTCTGCCGTATCAGAAAAGATGAAACAGCTTGAAGAGGATATTGACAAACTGACCAAACAAAAACAAACTCAATCCTCAACGAAAGAATCTCTCTCCAACGAGCTGACTGAGCTGAAGATCACAGCGGCCAAAAAAGAACAGGCATGCAAGGGTGAAGAAGACAACCTTGCCAGAGTAAAGAAAGAGCTCACAGAAACAGAGATCGCGTTAAAGGAAGCGAAAGAAGATTTAAGCTTCTTAACCTCAGAGATGTCATCGAGCACAAGCGGTGAAGAAAAGCTGGAAGAAGCCGCAAAACATAAATTGAATGACAAAACGAAGACAATCGAACTGATTGCGTTAAGACGCGATCAGCGCATCAAGCTTCAGCATGGACTTGATACGTATGAGCGTGAACTGAAAGAAATGAAACGCCTGTATAAACAAAAAACAACGCTCTTAAAAGACGAAGAAGTCAAACTCGGCCGGATGGAAGTAGAGCTTGATAATTTACTTCAGTACTTGCGGGAGGAATACAGTTTATCCTTTGAGGGGGCAAAAGAGAAATATCAGCTTGAAACTGATCCAGAGGAAGCCAGAAAGCGCGTGAAGCTGATTAAACTCGCAATTGAAGAGCTGGGCACCGTAAACCTCGGAAGCATAGATGAGTTTGAGAGGGTCAACGAACGGTATAAGTTTCTGTCAGAACAAAAAGAAGATTTGACTGAAGCAAAAAATACCTTGTTCCAAGTGATTGAAGAAATGGATGAAGAAATGACGAAACGCTTTAACGACACATTTGTCCAAATCCGTTCACACTTTGATCAAGTTTTCCGCTCCTTATTCGGAGGAGGACGAGCTGAACTGAGGCTCACCGATCCTAACGATTTGCTTCACTCAGGAGTCGAAATTATCGCACAGCCGCCGGGGAAAAAACTGCAAAACTTAAACCTTCTGTCAGGCGGAGAGCGCGCGCTTACTGCTATAGCGCTCTTGTTCTCAATCTTAAAGGTTCGGCCTGTGCCGTTTTGCGTCCTTGACGAAGTAGAGGCTGCGCTTGACGAAGCGAATGTGTTCCGATTTGCGCAGTATTTAAAAAAATACAGCAGCGATACCCAGTTTATTGTGATTACCCACCGAAAAGGAACGATGGAAGAAGCGGATGTGCTATACGGCGTAACAATGCAGGAATCCGGTGTTTCCAAGGTAATCTCAGTTAAGCTGGAAGAAACAAAAGAATTCGTTCAGTAACGAGGAAAGAGGTTAAAAGATGAGCTTTTTTAAAAAATTAAAAGAGAAAATCACAAAACAGACAGATTCCGTATCTGAAAAGTTTAAGGATGGCCTTGAAAAAACAAGAAACTCCTTTCAAAACAAAGTGAATGATCTTGTATCCCGTTACCGTAAAGTGGATGAGGATTTCTTCGAGGAGCTTGAAGAGGTTCTCATCAGCGCGGATGTCGGTTTTACAACCGTTATGGAATTAATAGATGAGCTGAAAAAAGAAGTCAAACGCAGAAATATTCAAGATCCGCAGGAAGTCCAGTCTGTTATTTCTGAAAAGCTGGTCGAGATTTATAACAGCGGAGATGAGCAAATTTCCGGGCTGAACATTGAGGATGGACGTTTAAACGTTATCCTTCTGGTAGGTGTAAACGGGGTCGGCAAAACGACAACGATCGGAAAGCTTGCCCATAAACTAAAGCAAGAAGGAAAATCTGTCGTACTTGCTGCCGGAGACACATTCAGAGCGGGAGCCATTGAACAGCTGGAAGTATGGGGAGAGCGTACGGGAGTGCCTGTCATTAAACAGACGGCCGGAAGCGATCCTGCGGCTGTCATCTACGATGCTGTACATGCTGCGAAAGCTAGAAATGCCGATGTATTAATCTGTGATACGGCAGGACGTCTCCAAAACAAAGTAAACCTGATGAAAGAGCTTGAAAAAGTCAAGCGTGTCATCGAAAGAGAAGTACCTGAAGCGCCGCATGAGGTGCTGCTTGCCCTTGATGCCACAACTGGCCAAAACGCAATGGCGCAGGCCAAAGAGTTCTCTAAAGCAACAAACGTTACCGGCATTGCATTAACAAAGCTTGACGGTACGGCAAAAGGCGGTATCGTCCTCGCGATCCGCAATGAGCTTCACATTCCGGTTAAACTAGTCGGGTTAGGTGAAAAAGTTGATGATCTTCAGGAATTTAATGCTGAATCGTATGTATACGGCCTCTTTTCAGATTTAGTGGAAAAAGCCGACGATTAAAAAAGGCCCTCACATGGGGGCCTTTTTCTTTTTATCTTCTCACTTGATAGGCAAAATGATAAAGGCTGTTATCGGTGGATACCAGTCTCGAATCTCCTGAGTAAACTCTGAATGGAATGATGTCATAGTAATGAACAGAGACAGATGTGTAATACGTGTAGTACCCAGCAGCTGGCCCCAAATACATTGGAACCGCAAACGTTCCGTTTGCATCGGTTGTTCCTGAAGCTGTTTGTGTTGTATTTCCGACTTTCGTATCTGCTTCGAATCTTACTGGGGCGTTTGGCACCGGCTGTCCGTTTTGGTCGAGTAATTTGCCGCTTATCGTAATATTGTACTTAACTCGCCAAAATTGACCTTGGCCGTAATTGATTTTGCCGTAAACGCCTCCATCTGTGCTGATATTTGTGATTGAAGCCTTATAAGGCGCCTCGGCAGCGTCTGCTTGCTGTGCCGGGACAAAGATTGAAAAAACGGCTGCTAAGCACAACATAAACAATAAACCGATTTTTTTCATAAATAGTCCTCCTTTAAAATAGGGTTCTTATACAATATCGGAATAAACTGGATTATATTTAGCGTATTTTGGAAAAGGGCAATCGCTGCTTTGACAAGATAAAAACTTGACAGTCTCAATGAAACCGTGTAAACTAAGTTATCGTAAAGGGATTTGACTTAACAAAGGGGAGAGCTCAAATGTCACTCGAAAAGACAACGCGAATGAATTATCTGTTTGATTTTTATCAGTCGTTGTTGACGTCAAAACAGAAGAGCTATATGTCGCTTTATTATTTGGACGATTTCTCCCTAGGCGAAATAGCCGAAGAATATGAGGTTTCAAGACAAGCTGTTTATGATAACATCAAACGAACAGAAGCAATGCTTGAACAATATGAAGAAAAGCTGCTCCTTTTGAAAAAGTTTCAGGAGCGTAAAGAGATGTTTAATAAGCTGAAGGAGCTTGCTTCCGGTTCAAAAGAAGAGGAAGAAGTTACAGCTCTGATTGAAGCGCTTGAGAAATTAGATTAGGAGGCGGCAAACTATGGCATTTGAAGGATTAGCCGACCGACTGCAGCAGACGATTTCTAAAATCCGCGGAAAAGGGAAAGTCAGCGAACAAGACGTAAAAGATATGATGCGTGAGGTTCGTCTTGCGCTGCTTGAGGCTGACGTTAACTTTAAAGTAGTCAAGGATTTTGTCAAAAAAGTAAGTGAACGCGCTGTAGGCCAAGACGTCATGAAAAGTCTGACGCCTGGCCAGCAGGTCATTAAAGTTGTTCAAGAGGAACTGACTGAGCTGATGGGCGGCGAAGAGAGCAAAATCGCCGTCGCAAAAAGGCCGCCGACTGTTATTATGATGGTCGGTCTCCAAGGTGCCGGTAAAACGACAACAAGCGGTAAACTTGCGAATCTGCTGCGCAAAAAGCATAATCGCAAACCGATGCTGGTTGCTGCCGATATTTACCGCCCAGCCGCTATTAAGCAGCTGGAAACGCTCGGCAAACAGCTTGACATGCCTGTTTTCTCTCTTGGTGATCAGGTCAGCCCTGTGGAAATAGCTAAACAGGCTATTGAAAAAGCCAAGGAAGAACATTATGACTATGTCATTTTGGATACGGCAGGCCGCTTGCATATTGACCATGAACTGATGGATGAACTGACCAAGGTAAAAGAAATCGCGAATCCGGAAGAAATCTTCCTGGTTGTCGATTCAATGACCGGTCAGGACGCTGTGAATGTTGCCCAAAGCTTTAATGAACAGCTCGGGCTAACCGGTGTTGTGTTAACCAAGCTTGATGGAGACACACGCGGCGGTGCTGCGCTTTCTATTCGCGCGGTCACAAACACGCCGATTAAGTTCGCTGGTTTAGGCGAAAAGCTTGACGCGTTAGAACCGTTCCATCCTGAACGCATGGCATCAAGGATTCTCGGCATGGGTGACGTGCTGACATTGATTGAAAAAGCACAGGCCAGCGTTGATGAAGACAAAGCCAAAGAGCTGGAACAAAAAATGAGAACGATGAGCTTCACATTGGACGATTTTCTGGAGCAGCTCGGGCAGGTCAGAAATATGGGGCCGCTTGATGAACTTCTGCAAATGATGCCGGGTGCAGGCAAAATGAAAGGCCTGAAAAACATCCAAGTGGATGAAAAGCAGCTGAATCATGTGGAAGCGATCATCAAATCAATGACCGTTCTTGAAAAAGAACAGCCGGATATCATCAATGCCAGCCGGCGGAAGCGGATTGCGAAAGGAAGCGGGACATCCGTGCAGGAAGTCAACCGTCTGCTTAAGCAGTTTGACGAAATGAAAAAAATGATGAAGCAGATGACAAACATGTCAAAAGGTAAGAAAAAAGGGTTTAAGCTACCTTTTATGTAATCGGTTATACATGATAAAACCGTTGTTAAGAAAAAACACTTTACAAACACTTTTATCATTGTTAATATACTATCTTGTTGAAATATTTTCGGAGGTGCTAGTAAAATGGCAGTAAAAATTCGTTTAAAACGTATGGGAGCAAAAAAATCTCCTTTCTATCGTATTGTTGTAGCAGATTCTCGTTCACCACGTGACGGCCGTTTCATCGAAACAGTCGGAACTTACAACCCGGTTGCAAAACCAGCGGAAGTAAAAATCGACGAAGAGCTTGCTCTTAAATGGCTTCAAACTGGAGCGAAACCATCTGATACAGTTCGCAACTTGTTCTCTAGCCAAGGAATCATGGAAAAATTCCACAACGCTAAACAAGGCAAGTAATGACTGATCAACACTTGGAAGATTTGATTGTCCGAATTGTGACGCCGCTTGTTGATCATCCAGATGACATTCGCGTCATAAGAGAAGAAACCGATCAAAAGATTGCGCTGCGCTTATCTGTCCATAAGTCAGATACCGGTAAAGTTATCGGAAAGCAAGGTCGGACTGCAAAAGCGATTCGAACAGCTGTATTTGCAGCTGGCGCACAGTCTTCTAAGAAAGTTCAATTTGAGATATTTGACTAAAAAGGGAGAGGGCCGGCACCTCCCCTTTTTTTACACGCAAAAAAAGGGTAAACTGATAGAAGCTTAGGCAAAATAGTAAAGCCTGGGCCGAAAAAAGTTTTAAAAGCGGGGAGCTTGGTGCGATGCAAATTATTCACCGTGTAGCCGTTATGCAAGTCTTAACCGAGCGCAGCAAAGAAAAGCTTTTAGCTTCTTTTGCCGAAAAGAAACAAATGCTTGAACGAGAATGCAGCCAGCTCTATTTTCAGCTTAGAAAACATGAGAAAGAACAGCAAAACCCAGATATGATTGAACAATTTAAAAAGGCAATAGAAAAGCGGAAAGATAATATAAAAATAATCGATTTTCAAATTGCTCAAGTACATACATTGCCGCTCGGCAGTGAGATGAAAGAAAAGGAAGTCGATGCGCTGCTGACGATTGAAGCCGGGGATGACTGGCATGAGAAAACAGCAGCAAACACCATCGTCATAAAAGACGGAAAAGTAATTGAAATTCGCCAGAGGTGATCATATGACAAAGCGATGGTTTAATGTAGGTAAAATCGTAAATACCCACGGAATTAAAGGCGAAGTACGGGTAATTTCGAAAACGGATTTTGCCGAAGAACGGTACAAGCCTGGCAACACGCTGTATTTGTTTATGGACGGCCGTAACGAACCAGTGGAAGTAACGGTAAACACGCACAGAATGCATAAGCAATTTCATCTGCTGCAGTTTAAAGAAAGACCAAGCCTGAATGAAGTAGAAGAACTGAAAAACGCAATCATTAAAGTTCCTGAAGAAGATTTGGGAGACCTGAATGAGGGTGAATTTTATTTCCACGAAATCATCGGGTGCGAAGTATTTACCGAGGACGGCGAGCTGATTGGAAAGGTCAAAGAAATTTTGACGCCGGGAGCAAATGATGTATGGGTCATCGGCCGAAAAGGGAAAAAAGACGCGTTGATTCCTTACATTGAATCAGTAGTCAAACATATCGATGTCAGCGAAAAGAAAATTGAGATTGAACTCATGGAAGGATTAATAGACGAATGAAAATCGACTTTTTGACGCTGTTTCCTGAAATGTTTGAAGGCGTGCTCGGTTCATCGATTCTTCAAAAAGCCCAAGACAAAGATGCGGTGCAGTTTCAGGTTGTGAATTTTCGCGAGTATTCGGATAACAAGCACAATACTGTGGACGATTATCCTTATGGCGGCGGCGCGGGCATGGTTCTCAAGCCTCAGCCTGTTTTTGACGCGGTCGAGGACCTGACTGCAAAGGCAGCCGCTGCTCCGCGTATTATCCTCGTTTGTCCGCAAGGTGAACGTTTTACCCAAAAAAAAGCAGAGCAATTAGCGAAGGAAGAGCATTTGCTGTTCATTTGCGGGCATTATGAAGGCTATGATGAACGCATTCGCGAGCATCTGGTGACGGATGAAATATCAATTGGCGACTTTGTTCTAACGGGCGGTGAGCTTCCCGCAATGATGATTGCAGACAGTGTGGTCAGGCTGCTTCCTGGTGTGCTGGGCAAAGAGGCTTCCCATATTGAGGATTCATTCAGCACCGGCCTGTTAGAACACCCGCATTATACAAGACCGGCAGATTATAAAGGTTTAAAAGTGCCTGGCACACTTCTATCAGGAAACCATGAAAAAATCAAAGAATGGCGAAATAAAGAATCGATCAGAAGGACCTATGTAAGACGTCCGGATCTTTTGAAAGACTATCCGCTTACAGAGCAGCAAAGAAAATGGATTTCCGAATGGGAAAAAGAATAGATTTTATTGCATAGACTATGAAATTGTGATAAGATACTACTTGTGGCTTAAGCGGGCTTATCCGCTGCAAGCTTGAAAACGATGTTCCGCTGTGCCGGATTTTGTGGCCAAGAGCATCTGTTGGAAGGAGTTGAAAACGATGCAAAAACTAATTGAAGATATCACAAAAGAACAGCTTCGTACTGATCTTCCTGCGTTCCGTCCTGGTGACACTTTACGTGTACACGTTAAAGTTGTTGAGGGTAACCGTGAGCGTATCCAGATCTTTGAAGGTGTTGTGATTAAGCGTCGTGGTGGTGGAATCAGCGAAACGTTCACAGTTCGTAAGATTTCTTACGGTGTTGGTGTTGAACGTACTTTCCCTGTACACACACCAAAAATCGCGAAAATCGAAGTTGTACGTTACGGTAAAGTACGCCGTGCTAAGCTTTACTACCTGCGTGAACTTCGCGGAAAAGCGGCTCGTATTAAAGAGATCAGACGATAATGATAACGAACGAAAAGAGCTTGTTACCTGTAACAAGCTCTTTTTTTATACAGAATTTGAAAATGCCGTACAGGCATCGTAAAATACATAAAGTACAACAAAGAATCATGCATACTGAAGAGATAAAGGCGGTGTTCGTGTCACATGACAATTCAATGGTTCCCGGGCCATATGGCAAAGGCAAGGCGGGAAGTAACCGAAAAATTAAAATTAATCGATATTGTATATGAATTGGTAGATGCCAGAATTCCGATGTCATCAAGAAACCCAATGATTGAAGACATTCTAAAAAATAAGCCGCGAATTATGCTGTTAAACAAGGCGGACAAAGCAGATGCGGCAGTTACACAGCGGTGGAAAGAGCACTTTGAGGACCAGGGGATCCGCTCTCTATCCATTAATTCTGTAAACGGTCAAGGCTTAAATCAAATTGTGCCGGCGTCAAAAGAGATTCTCCAGGAGAAATTTGACCGGATGAGAGCGAAAGGCGTGAAGCCGAGAGCGATTCGCGCTTTGATCATAGGCATTCCAAACGTCGGAAAATCAACGCTCATCAACCGGCTGGCAAAGAAAAACATAGCGAAAACGGGAGACAGACCTGGTATTACGACATCACAGCAGTGGGTCAAAGTCGGGAAAGAATTAGAGCTCTTAGATACACCGGGAATTCTATGGCCTAAATTTGAGGACGAGCTTGTCGGCTTGAGGCTCGCAGTCACCGGGGCTATTAAAGACTCGATAATCAATCTGCAGGACGTTGCCGTGTTTGGCCTTCGTTTTCTCGAAGAACACTATCCTGAACGGCTTAAAGAGCGCTACGGCCTTGATGAAATCCCAGAGGACATAGCGGAGTTGTTTGATGCAATAGGTGAAAAGCGCGGCTGTCTCATGAGCGGAGGGCTCATTAACTACGATAAGACGACTGAAGTCATCATTCGCGATATCCGCACTGAAAAGTTCGGCAGGCTGTCATTTGAACAGCCGACTATGTAAAGGCGCGCAGAAATGCGGGTCTTTATTTTTTCCTGGGCGAACCGATACATACAGTAAGGGAGAAGAGAAAGTGAATACATTAACCGTAAAGGACATTAAAGACCGTTTGCAGGGAGTGAAGGATGAACATGACCCATTCCTTGCCCAGTGTGAAAACGACCCGAGAAAAAGCGTTCAAACGCTTGTAGAGCAATGGCTTAAAAAGCAGGCGAAAGAAAAAGCGCTGAAAGAACAATGGGTCAACATGACTTCATATGAAAGACTGGCAAGAAACAAAGGATTTCGCTTGATTGCCGGTGTTGACGAGGTCGGCCGGGGGCCATTGGCCGGACCCGTTGTCGCCAGCGCAGTCATCCTTCCAGAGGAATGTGAAATACTTGGGCTGACAGACTCCAAAAAGCTTTCAGAAAAAAGGCGTGAGGAATATTACGAGCTTATTATGAAAGAAGCGCTGGCGGTTGGAATAGGAATTGTAGAAGCTTCTGTTATTGATGAAATTAATATATATGAAGCTTCAAAGATGGCAATGGTGAAAGCGATACACGATATGTCAGATACACCCGATTATTTGCTTGTTGACGCAATGACGCTGCCGCTTGACACGAATCAGTCATCAATTATAAAAGGCGATGCTAAAAGCGTGTCTATTGCGGCAGGTGCGTGTATCGCGAAAGTAACGAGAGACCGAATGATGAGCGATTATGCCAAAATATACCCGATGTATGGTTTTGAAAAAAATAAAGGCTATGGGACAAAAGAACATTTGGAAGCTCTCGCAGCATACGGCCCAACTGAATTGCACCGCAAAACTTTCGCTCCTGTTCAATCATTCAGTTAAACCAGTGGACAAGGAGGCACCTCTTTTCAATGAATATACGAAATGATGTACAAAAGGCGCTGCAGCACCTTTTTGGACATACACCAGTCACGCAGGAAACGACAAATGCCAGCGAATCGCTAAACGGGGAGAAGCGTCTCCTTTTAGGAAAAGTGCTTCGTTTATTAGGAGACCAGCATGCGCTGATCCAAGTCGGTAATCAAACGATCCAGGGAAAACTTGAAACCCAGCTTCGTCCTCAGGCATACTATTGGTTTTCCTACGAAAAAAAAACGGCAGAACAGACAGGGCGCCTTCAGGTCGTTCAAAGCTTTGGCCAGAATCCCAAAACCATTCAGGATGCAGCTGGCAAGCTTTTAAATGCCATGTCTGTGAAGCCGTCAAATGCTGCTATCATGATGACTGGCGCTATGCTGAAAAGCAAAACACCCGTAACAGAAAATGATATCAAAACAGCTGTCCGCTGGATGGATACACTGCCTGCTTCAGATGCAAAAAAAGCGATTGAAACGGTTTTGTTCGCTTTAAAGCGTGATCTCCCCATTCACCCCGAGGTTTTGAGCGGTGTTCATGCTGTGAAATCGCCTGTTCCGCTGCATCAGCACGTATCCCAGCTTCTTCAGGCAATCAATCAAAATCCTCAGCAGGGTCAAATCACGGCAAAGCTGAAAGAAGCAGTTACGGCACTTTTTAATAGTGAAATCGATGTCCACGCAGAGCGTCTGATTGCTAAGCTTATCTCTTTAACAGACAATACCAAAGCACCTTCTTCAGGCAATACATCTGGAAACAGGGAGATTAGCGCACCAGCCGAGCCCTCAGGGAAGGCCAGCTTGTCGCTTGCAAACACAGAGGAACAGAGAAGCATACAAGGAGAGCCTATTAAAACAGCAGCAGACATTCCAATCAAAGAAGCCCGTCAGCTGTTGGCAAAGCTGGCGGATTCTGCAGAAAAAAACAGTCTCCAAATTGTGAAAGAAGCAGCAAATTGGATTAAAGCGGCTGCTTCATCGGGTGATAGCAAGCCGCAAGAAGTTTCTGCTGTTTTACAGGCGGCACAAGTCACAGATCAGGAAGCCGAAGTCTTTTTAAAGGCTGTTCAGCAGACAGCCCCTCATTTGGCGGATAAGGCAGATGTTCTTTCTTTCTTATCCAAAGTGAAAACGGCAATCGGCGCAAGGGACGAGCTTGCGTTCATTAAAGCGTTTGAACAAGGAGGCGCAGTCACACCTGACGATATACAATCCATCAAGCTGGCACTTCATGCCGCAAGAGCGTCGCATGAGGTAGCCGAACCAGTCAAACAGGAAGCTGATCAGCTGTTTCATAAACTAAACGGCCAGCTTTTCATGCAGCAGGACCATCCGTCATACAGCCAAATTGTAATGTCGTTTCCGCTGTTTTCGAAGTCGGGGGTTCAGGACATGACGGTTCTGTTTAAAGGAAAGAAAGAAGCGGACGGAAAGCTTGATCCATCCCATTGCCGCCTTTTGTTTTTGCTGCAGCTGGATACGTTAAAAGAAACCGTCGTTGATTGCCTGATACAGCAAAAAGTTATGACCATTACAATTGAGACTGATTTCGAGCTTCAGGCTGCGATTGATCCGATGGTGCCCGCGCTTAAACAAGGTCTCAAGGAAATGGGATACAGCCTTTCAGGAGTAAACGCTAAAAAAAGGATTCACTCCGAAGAGAAGGCTTCAATCGATCAATATGTAACAAGCATCAGTGATCAGGAAGTGGATGTGAAAATATGAAAGAACAGACGCCGATCAGAAAAGCAGTGGCTCTCCACTATGACGAACAAAAAGACAAGGCGCCGAGAGTGATTGCCACAGGAAAAGGCCATGTAGCCGACAACATTATCAAAGAAGCGAAAAAGGCAGGGGTCCCGATTCAAGAAGATCGGACCCTTGTCGAATTAATGCGTCATTTGACTGTGTATGATCAAATCCCGGAAGCTCTTTATGAAACAGTAGCCGAGATTTTTTCGTTCATTTACAGATTGGATGAAAGTGTAAAAAACAAAAAATAGCTGAAATATTCCCCATCCTCCGTTAGAAATTTATGTTTTTA
Proteins encoded:
- the smc gene encoding chromosome segregation protein SMC, with protein sequence MFLKRLDVIGFKSFAERISVDFVKGVTAVVGPNGSGKSNITDAIRWVLGEQSARSLRGGKMEDIIFAGSDSRKRLNLAEVTLTLDNDDHFLPIDFHEVSVTRRVYRSGESEFLINNQPCRLKDIIDLFMDSGLGKEAFSIISQGKVEEILSSKAEDRRSIFEEAAGVLKYKTRKKKAENKLFETQDNLNRVEDILHELEGQVEPLKIQASIAKDYLEKKKELEHVEIALTAYDIEELHGKWSTLKEKVQLAKEEELTESSAISAKEAKIEATRDKIQALDESVDELQQVLLVTSEELEKLEGRKEVLKERKKNAVQNREQLEEAIVQYQQKETVLKEELAKQEAVFETLQAEVKQLRAQVKEKQQALSLHNENVEEKIEQLKSDYFELLNSQASIRNELQLLDDQMSQSAVTLQRLADNNEKHLQERRDISAQKAACETEFARIEQEIHSQVGAYRDMQTKYEQKKRQYEKNESALYQAYQYVQQARSKKDMLETMQGDFSGFYQGVKEVLKAKERLGGIRGAVLELISTEQKYETAMEIALGASAQHVVTDDEQSARKAIQYLKQNSFGRATFLPLSVIRDRQLQSRDAETAAGHSSFLGVASELVTFDPAYRRIIQNLLGTVLITEDLKGANELAKLLGHRYRIVTLEGDVVNPGGSMTGGAVKKKNNSLLGRSRELEDVTKRLAEMEEKTTLLEQEVKTLKQSIQDMEKKLADLRETGEGLRLKQQDVKGQLYELQVAEKNINAHLELYDQEKSALSESDEEKKARKRKLEEELSAVSEKMKQLEEDIDKLTKQKQTQSSTKESLSNELTELKITAAKKEQACKGEEDNLARVKKELTETEIALKEAKEDLSFLTSEMSSSTSGEEKLEEAAKHKLNDKTKTIELIALRRDQRIKLQHGLDTYERELKEMKRLYKQKTTLLKDEEVKLGRMEVELDNLLQYLREEYSLSFEGAKEKYQLETDPEEARKRVKLIKLAIEELGTVNLGSIDEFERVNERYKFLSEQKEDLTEAKNTLFQVIEEMDEEMTKRFNDTFVQIRSHFDQVFRSLFGGGRAELRLTDPNDLLHSGVEIIAQPPGKKLQNLNLLSGGERALTAIALLFSILKVRPVPFCVLDEVEAALDEANVFRFAQYLKKYSSDTQFIVITHRKGTMEEADVLYGVTMQESGVSKVISVKLEETKEFVQ
- the ftsY gene encoding signal recognition particle-docking protein FtsY, which produces MSFFKKLKEKITKQTDSVSEKFKDGLEKTRNSFQNKVNDLVSRYRKVDEDFFEELEEVLISADVGFTTVMELIDELKKEVKRRNIQDPQEVQSVISEKLVEIYNSGDEQISGLNIEDGRLNVILLVGVNGVGKTTTIGKLAHKLKQEGKSVVLAAGDTFRAGAIEQLEVWGERTGVPVIKQTAGSDPAAVIYDAVHAAKARNADVLICDTAGRLQNKVNLMKELEKVKRVIEREVPEAPHEVLLALDATTGQNAMAQAKEFSKATNVTGIALTKLDGTAKGGIVLAIRNELHIPVKLVGLGEKVDDLQEFNAESYVYGLFSDLVEKADD
- a CDS encoding Ig-like domain-containing protein encodes the protein MKKIGLLFMLCLAAVFSIFVPAQQADAAEAPYKASITNISTDGGVYGKINYGQGQFWRVKYNITISGKLLDQNGQPVPNAPVRFEADTKVGNTTQTASGTTDANGTFAVPMYLGPAAGYYTYYTSVSVHYYDIIPFRVYSGDSRLVSTDNSLYHFAYQVRR
- a CDS encoding putative DNA-binding protein, whose protein sequence is MSLEKTTRMNYLFDFYQSLLTSKQKSYMSLYYLDDFSLGEIAEEYEVSRQAVYDNIKRTEAMLEQYEEKLLLLKKFQERKEMFNKLKELASGSKEEEEVTALIEALEKLD
- the ffh gene encoding signal recognition particle protein, coding for MAFEGLADRLQQTISKIRGKGKVSEQDVKDMMREVRLALLEADVNFKVVKDFVKKVSERAVGQDVMKSLTPGQQVIKVVQEELTELMGGEESKIAVAKRPPTVIMMVGLQGAGKTTTSGKLANLLRKKHNRKPMLVAADIYRPAAIKQLETLGKQLDMPVFSLGDQVSPVEIAKQAIEKAKEEHYDYVILDTAGRLHIDHELMDELTKVKEIANPEEIFLVVDSMTGQDAVNVAQSFNEQLGLTGVVLTKLDGDTRGGAALSIRAVTNTPIKFAGLGEKLDALEPFHPERMASRILGMGDVLTLIEKAQASVDEDKAKELEQKMRTMSFTLDDFLEQLGQVRNMGPLDELLQMMPGAGKMKGLKNIQVDEKQLNHVEAIIKSMTVLEKEQPDIINASRRKRIAKGSGTSVQEVNRLLKQFDEMKKMMKQMTNMSKGKKKGFKLPFM
- the rpsP gene encoding 30S ribosomal protein S16, with the protein product MAVKIRLKRMGAKKSPFYRIVVADSRSPRDGRFIETVGTYNPVAKPAEVKIDEELALKWLQTGAKPSDTVRNLFSSQGIMEKFHNAKQGK